The following coding sequences are from one Perognathus longimembris pacificus isolate PPM17 chromosome 13, ASM2315922v1, whole genome shotgun sequence window:
- the LOC125361682 gene encoding small nuclear ribonucleoprotein E-like: protein MVYRGQGQKVQKVMVQLIKLIFRYLQNRSWIQVWLYEQVNMQIEGCIIGFDEYMNLVLDDAEKIHSKTKQRRKLGWIMPKGDNITLLQSVSN from the coding sequence ATGGTGTACCGTGGCCAGGGCCAAAAGGTGCAGAAGGTGATGGTGCAGCTCATCAAGCTCATCTTCAGATACCTACAAAATAGATCTTGGATTCAGGTGTGGCTCTATGAGCAAGTGAATATGCAGATAGAGGGCTGCATCATTGGTTTTGATGAATACATGAACCTTGTGTTAGATGATGCAGAAAAAATTCATTCTAAAACcaagcaaagaagaaaactggGTTGGATCATGCCAAAAGGAGATAATATTACTCTACTACAAAGTGTCTCCAACTag